A stretch of the Vigna radiata var. radiata cultivar VC1973A chromosome 7, Vradiata_ver6, whole genome shotgun sequence genome encodes the following:
- the LOC106768752 gene encoding BTB/POZ domain-containing protein At1g63850 has translation MAATTTTTFLKLQNQPTKPKRRKYRETTISAAASPNHTQTIPHRRTPQSPICSQTPSNPQPPALPQSPSSTHTIPFSPIMDFTHSSPTANGHHPSHPQSHDFPSSFSKFNSALTAGLLNPMSPPPDKTRSSPTLFEMMASEPDVHHRPTTHIPPTTVSAAAAASSLHKPQILDRHALMMQRISDLLGSRSPGNQFNDAASSDIKLTLSSKDGISVSMNVHRQILVAHSRFFSVKLSDRWTKQQQQRSPVPYEVEIADCDDVEVYIETLRLMYCKDLRKKLMREDVSRVLGILKVSAAIGFDAGVLSCLEYLEAAPWAEDEEEKVASLLSELRLEAVGAGEVLKRVSTDAAANGNEEGSDNEEVLLKLIRVVLEGKDEKARREMKGLVSKMLHENSSQNDLRKESLYLACGDCLQLLRDHFLQAAGSHLQDVSQIARQADNLHWILDILVDRQIAEDFLKTWASQADLAEAHSKVPAVHRFEVSRVTARLFVGIGKGQLLASKDVRCLLLKTWLVPFYDDFGWMRRASKGLDRHLIEDGLSNTILTLPLSWQQDILLAWFDRFLNSGEDCPNIQRGFEVWWRRAFWKRNGEQERTRQLRITTTSVENP, from the exons ATGGCAGCGACAACTACAACAACTTTCCTCAAACTTCAAAACCAGCCCACCAAGCCCAAACGACGCAAGTATCGAGAAACGACAATCTCAGCTGCCGCTTCTCCAAACCACACCCAAACAATTCCTCATCGTCGCACTCCACAATCCCCTATATGTTCCCAAACCCCATCCAACCCTCAACCACCTGCATTGCCCCAATCACCCTCCTCCACCCACACCATCCCATTCTCCCCGATAATGGACTTCACCCACTCCTCCCCCACCGCCAACGGCCACCACCCCTCCCACCCACAGTCCCACGACTTTCCCTCCAGCTTCTCCAAGTTTAACTCCGCCCTCACCGCCGGCCTTTTGAACCCAATGTCCCCCCCGCCAGACAAGACCCGATCCAGCCCCACGCTCTTCGAAATGATGGCCAGCGAGCCCGATGTCCACCACAGGCCCACCACCCACATCCCCCCCACCACCGTCTCCGCCGCCGCTGCTGCGTCGTCGCTGCACAAACCCCAGATTCTCGATCGCCACGCCCTCATGATGCAGCGGATTTCGGACCTCTTGGGGTCCCGCAGCCCCGGGAACCAGTTCAACGATGCCGCTTCCAGTGATATCAAGCTCACGCTCAGCTCCAAAGACGGAATCAGTGTCTCCATGAACGTGCATCGTCAAATCCTCGTCGCGCACAGTAGGTTCTTCTCGGTGAAGCTCTCCGATCGCTGGACCAAGCAGCAGCAGCAGCGCTCGCCGGTTCCCTACGAAGTTGAAATCGCCGATTGCGACGATGTGGAGGTTTACATCGAGACCTTGAGGTTGATGTATTGTAAGGATCTTAGGAAGAAGCTCATGAGGGAGGATGTCTCCAGAGTTCTCGGTATCTTAAAG GTTTCAGCTGCCATTGGGTTTGATGCTGGGGTTTTGTCTTGTTTGGAGTACCTGGAAGCGGCACCTTGGGCCGAGGATGAGGAAGAGAAGGTGGCATCGCTCCTTTCCGAGCTTCGTCTTGAAGCGGTTGGCGCAGGGGAGGTTTTGAAGAGGGTTTCAACTGATGCTGCTGCCAATGGAAATGAAGAGGGGAGTGATAATGAGGAGGTTCTTCTTAAGCTTATTCGTGTGGTTCTCGAAGGCAAGGATGAGAAGGCCAGGCGTGAGATGAAAGGGTTAGTGTCGAAGATGCTGCATGAAAATTCTTCTCAGAATGATCTTCGGAAGGAGTCGCTGTACTTAGCATGTGGTGATTGTCTGCAGTTACTTCGTGACCACTTTTTGCAGGCTGCGGGTTCGCATTTGCAGGATGTGAGTCAAATTGCAAGACAAGCAGACAATTTGCATTGGATTTTGGATATTTTAGTTGATAGACAGATTGCTGAGGATTTCCTGAAAACATGGGCCTCTCAAGCAGATTTGGCTGAAGCTCATTCTAAGGTGCCAGCAGTTCACAGGTTTGAGGTTAGCCGAGTTACAGCAAGGTTGTTTGTTGGGATTGGCAAAGGACAGTTGTTGGCTTCTAAAGATGTCAGGTGTTTGCTTCTAAAAACATGGTTGGTGCCCTTTTATGATGACTTTGGTTGGATGAGGAGGGCATCCAAGGGGCTTGATAGGCACCTAATTGAGGATGGTCTTAGTAACACTATTCTTACTCTGCCGCTCTCTTGGCAACAGGATATTTTGCTTGCTTGGTTTGATCGTTTCTTGAATTCCGGTGAAGATTGCCCAAATATTCAAAGAGGGTTTGAAGTTTGGTGGAGAAGGGCTTTCTGGAAGAGAAATGGAGAGCAAGAACGGACAAGACAATTACGAATTACAACTACATCGGTTGAGAACCCTTGA